Genomic window (Armatimonadota bacterium):
CGGCGGCCCCCCTTGGCCTCCTCGAGGCGCACGCGGCCGGCCACCTCGGCGATGACCGCCTGCCACTTGGGCCGACGCGCCTCGAAGAGCTCCTCCACGCGCGGCAGGCCCTGGGTGATGTCGAAGCCGGCCACCCCGCCCGTGTGGAAGGTCCGCATGGTCAGCTGCGTGCCCGGCTCGCCGATGGACTGGGCGGCGATGATCCCCACCGCCTCCCCGATCTCCACCAGCTTGCCGGTGGCCAGGTTGCGCCCGTAGCACTTGGCGCAGACGCCGTAGCGGCTCTTGCACGTGAGCACCGAGCGCACCAGTACCGACTCGACCCCCTCCTCCTCGATCTGGGCGGCGGTGTCCTCGTCGATCTCCTGGTCGGCCTCCACGATGGGCTTGCGCTTGCGCGGCGGGACGACGTCCTCCGCGGCCACACGGCCGACGATGCGGTCGCGCAGCGGCACGACCACCTCGGTGCCCTCCTTGATGGCGGTCAGGCGGATGCCCTCGGTGGTCTTGCAGTCCTCGTCCCGCACGACGACGTCCTGCGCCACGTCCACCAGCCGACGGGTCAGGTACCCGGACTCGCTGGTGCGGATGGCCGTGTCGGCCAGGCCCTTGCGCTGCCCGTGGGTGGAGATGAAGTACTCCAGCACGGTCAGCCCCTCCCGGAAGTTCGCCTTGATGGGCAGCTCGATGATCCGCCCGCTCGGGTCGGTCATCAGGCCCCGCATGCCGGCCAGCTGGCGGATCTGCTGGATGTTCCCGCGGGCCCCGGAGATGGCCATCATGTACAGCGGGTTGAAGGGGTCGAAGCCGCGCAGCATCGCCTCGGTGATCTCCTCCGTGGCCTTGGTCCAGACGTCGATGGCGCGCTGGTAGCGCTCCCCCTCCGTGATCAGGCCCCGGCGGTACTGCTGCTCGATGGCGTCGATCTGCTTCTCCGCCTCCTTGAGGATGCGGTCCTTCTCCGGCGGGATGACGATGTCGTCGATGGCGATGCCCGAGCCGCTCTTGGTGGCGTAGCGGAACCCCAGGTCCTTGAGCGCGTCCAGGAGCTGGACGGTCTTGCTCGAGCCCAGGCGGCTGTAGGCCTCGCTGACGATCTGGGCGAGCACCTTGCGGTCGCAGACGTCGTTGATGAAGCGCAGCTCCTCGGGGATGGCCTCGTTGAAGATCACGCGCCCCACCGTCGTCTCGACGGGCTCGCTGTCGCGGGTGAGGCGGACCTTGATGCGGGCGTGCAGCTCCACGGCCCCGGCCTCGTAGGCCATGATGGCCTCGGTGGGTGTGCTGAAGACCTTGCCCTCGCCGCGCGCGCCCGCCTGCTCCTGGGTCAGGTAGTAGCAGCCGAAGACGATGTCGCGGGTGGGGCTGGTGATGGCCCGGCCGTAGGCCGGGGAGAGGATGTTGTAGGCCGAGAGCATCAGCAGGCGCGCCTCCGCCTGGGCCGCGGCGGAGAGGGGCACGTGGACGGCCATCTGGTCCCCGTCGAAGTCGGCGTTGTAGGCGGTGCAGACCAGCGGGTGCACCTGGATGGCCTTCCCCTCGATGAGTACCGGCTCGAAGGCCTGGATGCCCAGCCGGTGGAGGGTGGGGGCGCGGTTGAGCAGCACCGGGTGCTCCCGGACCACGTCCTCCAGCACGTCCCAGACCTCGGGGCGAGCCCGCTCCACCATGCGCTTGGCGCTCTTGATGTTCTGGGCCAGGTTGCGGTCCACCAGCCGCTTCATCACGAAGGGCTTGAAGAGCTCCAGGGCCATCTCCTTGGGCAGGCCGCACTGGTGCAGCTTGAGCTTGGGGCCCACGACGATGACCGAGCGGCCGGAGTAGTCGACGCGCTTGCCCAGCAGGTTCTGGCGGAACCGCCCCTGCTTGCCCTTGAGCATGTCGGAGAGCGACTTCAGCGGCCGGTTGTTGGGCCCGGTGACGGGGCGGCCGCGCCGTCCGTTGTCGATGAGGGCGTCCACGGCCTCCTGGAGCATGCGCTTCTCGT
Coding sequences:
- the rpoC gene encoding DNA-directed RNA polymerase subunit beta', with amino-acid sequence MQDVNNFDAVKIGLASPEQIRAWSHGEVKKPETINYRTLKPERDGLFDERIFGPTRDWECHCGKYKRIRFKGIICDRCGVEVTRAKVRRERMGHISLAAPVCHIWYLKGVPSRIGLLLDMSPRALERVVYFASYVVIDPGTTPLQKKQLLSENEYREMRERYGQSFRAGMGAEAIRELLAEIDVEKLSRQLRAELREASGQKRIKILKRLEVVEAFRKSGNKPTWMILDVIPVIPPDLRPMVQLDGGRFATSDLNDLYRRVINRNNRLKRLLDLGAPEIIVRNEKRMLQEAVDALIDNGRRGRPVTGPNNRPLKSLSDMLKGKQGRFRQNLLGKRVDYSGRSVIVVGPKLKLHQCGLPKEMALELFKPFVMKRLVDRNLAQNIKSAKRMVERARPEVWDVLEDVVREHPVLLNRAPTLHRLGIQAFEPVLIEGKAIQVHPLVCTAYNADFDGDQMAVHVPLSAAAQAEARLLMLSAYNILSPAYGRAITSPTRDIVFGCYYLTQEQAGARGEGKVFSTPTEAIMAYEAGAVELHARIKVRLTRDSEPVETTVGRVIFNEAIPEELRFINDVCDRKVLAQIVSEAYSRLGSSKTVQLLDALKDLGFRYATKSGSGIAIDDIVIPPEKDRILKEAEKQIDAIEQQYRRGLITEGERYQRAIDVWTKATEEITEAMLRGFDPFNPLYMMAISGARGNIQQIRQLAGMRGLMTDPSGRIIELPIKANFREGLTVLEYFISTHGQRKGLADTAIRTSESGYLTRRLVDVAQDVVVRDEDCKTTEGIRLTAIKEGTEVVVPLRDRIVGRVAAEDVVPPRKRKPIVEADQEIDEDTAAQIEEEGVESVLVRSVLTCKSRYGVCAKCYGRNLATGKLVEIGEAVGIIAAQSIGEPGTQLTMRTFHTGGVAGFDITQGLPRVEELFEARRPKWQAVIAEVAGRVRLEEAKGGRRLIVTGKDGAEQVATVPHGVRLRVSEGDRVEPGDQLTEGPVNPHDILRIKGLEAVQTYLVQEIQSVYRSQGVDINDKHIEIIVRQMLRRVKVEEAGDTEFLPGQLVDKFEFEEENARAIAEGREPAQARPTLLGITKASLATDSFLSAASFQETARVLTDAATKGKVDPLIGLKENVIIGKLIPAGTGMSRYRNIKITAEL